The following proteins are co-located in the Paenibacillus sp. FSL H8-0079 genome:
- a CDS encoding NUDIX domain-containing protein yields MTPERFDIYDNMQNWIGTALRSEVHAKGYWHRSFHCWIVRDEGEQRQVLFQRRRDIKDTFPGCYDITAAGHLTAGEQLQDASRELEEELGVHVSFDALTYLLTATQQLQGEVRGVPFVDREFSSVYGLCLNQPLESYVLQPSEVDSLYEVPLADLLALFRSEIDVIYATGVQTHPLTSPPHSIGHKDPLSDHAAHEPERIVREIRATDFVPHGTAYYTDVLEALYHVPKD; encoded by the coding sequence ATGACCCCAGAACGTTTCGACATTTATGACAATATGCAAAATTGGATCGGTACAGCGCTACGCAGCGAGGTCCATGCCAAAGGATATTGGCACCGTTCATTCCACTGCTGGATCGTGCGTGACGAAGGCGAGCAGCGACAGGTTCTTTTTCAGCGGCGACGTGATATTAAGGATACCTTTCCCGGATGTTATGACATTACAGCAGCAGGTCATCTCACCGCTGGTGAGCAACTGCAAGACGCAAGTCGCGAGCTAGAGGAAGAATTGGGTGTGCATGTATCTTTCGATGCACTAACCTATCTACTCACGGCTACACAGCAACTCCAAGGAGAGGTCCGTGGTGTGCCATTTGTAGATCGGGAATTCAGCTCGGTCTATGGATTATGTCTGAATCAGCCTCTCGAATCCTACGTTCTGCAACCCAGCGAGGTAGATAGCCTGTATGAAGTGCCTTTGGCTGATCTGCTCGCTTTGTTCCGTAGTGAGATCGACGTCATTTACGCTACCGGAGTTCAGACTCACCCGTTGACATCACCGCCACATTCCATCGGTCATAAGGACCCGTTAAGCGATCATGCAGCTCATGAACCGGAACGTATTGTTCGCGAGATTCGGGCAACGGATTTCGTGCCCCATGGCACAGCTTATTATACGGACGTGCTGGAAGCTCTGTATCACGTGCCTAAAGATTGA
- the mscL gene encoding large conductance mechanosensitive channel protein MscL — protein MKGVLNEFKEFAVRGNVIDLAVGVIIGAAFGKIVTSLVNDIIMPPVGKLMGGIDFSQKIINLDGDIKTANGQDITTLAQANEAGATVIAYGQFINVMIDFLIVAFCIFMLVKGINYLKSKEHKKPEPKKTTKACKYCLSEIPAAATRCSHCTSELEAEGSGAPA, from the coding sequence ATGAAAGGCGTACTTAACGAATTCAAAGAGTTTGCCGTCCGCGGCAACGTCATCGATCTGGCAGTCGGTGTCATTATCGGGGCTGCTTTTGGTAAAATCGTCACGTCCCTTGTGAATGATATCATTATGCCTCCGGTTGGAAAACTGATGGGTGGAATCGACTTCAGTCAGAAAATCATCAACCTGGATGGAGATATCAAAACAGCAAACGGACAGGACATCACCACACTTGCTCAAGCGAATGAAGCTGGCGCTACGGTGATTGCTTACGGACAGTTCATCAACGTCATGATTGATTTTCTCATCGTTGCGTTCTGTATCTTCATGCTCGTGAAGGGTATCAACTATCTGAAAAGCAAAGAACACAAAAAGCCCGAGCCGAAAAAAACGACCAAGGCTTGCAAGTATTGCCTATCTGAAATTCCAGCTGCAGCTACCCGCTGCTCGCACTGTACTTCAGAGCTTGAAGCAGAAGGCAGCGGCGCACCGGCGTAA
- a CDS encoding xanthine phosphoribosyltransferase: protein MQLLKDKVRQEGIVLSEQVLKVDSFLNHQMDPVLMKEVGKEFIRRFEGENITRVLTIESSGIAPGIMTALELNVPLIFARKQKSLTLTEDILVEKVYSFTKQETNEITVAKKFMKPGDRVLIIDDFLANGEAAFGLARIVEQVGAEVVGIGIVIEKAFQPGGRLLKEAGYRVESLVRIGALSDGQVTFADEEGTN, encoded by the coding sequence ATGCAATTGTTAAAAGACAAGGTAAGACAGGAAGGCATTGTCCTGTCCGAACAAGTACTCAAAGTGGATTCATTCCTGAACCACCAGATGGACCCGGTTCTGATGAAGGAAGTGGGCAAGGAGTTCATTCGCCGCTTTGAAGGCGAGAACATCACACGTGTGCTGACGATTGAATCTTCTGGCATTGCGCCAGGGATCATGACAGCGTTGGAGCTGAACGTACCGCTTATTTTTGCGCGGAAGCAGAAGTCGCTCACACTGACGGAAGACATTCTGGTGGAGAAAGTATATTCCTTCACGAAGCAGGAGACGAATGAGATTACCGTTGCCAAGAAATTCATGAAGCCTGGTGATCGCGTGCTCATCATTGATGATTTCCTGGCGAATGGTGAAGCGGCATTTGGTCTGGCTCGCATTGTGGAGCAGGTTGGAGCTGAAGTGGTTGGTATCGGTATCGTTATTGAGAAAGCATTCCAGCCAGGAGGTCGCTTGCTGAAAGAAGCAGGATACCGTGTGGAATCGCTGGTTCGCATCGGGGCACTGTCGGATGGACAGGTTACATTTGCGGACGAGGAGGGCACGAACTAA
- a CDS encoding nucleobase:cation symporter-2 family protein yields the protein MARERIFQRHRHPIKTFSLGLQHVLAMYAGAVVVPLIVSNALGFTQEQLTYLIAIDLLACGVATLLQVWGNKYFGVGLPVMLGCAFQAVSPMILIGINSGVSAIYGAIIASGLFVLIFSGLFGKLIRLFPPVVTGSVVTIIGLTLIPVAFHDLGGGQGSEDFGSGVNLLLGFGVLLFIILMTRFTTGFIRSISVLIGLLAGTIAAGFMGEVNFAPIRDASWFHVVQPFYFGRPTFEIVPILTMILVAIVSVAESTGVFMALGKIMDKDLSSKDLARGYRAEGLAIVLGGIFNSFPYTTYSQNVGLVQMTRVKTRDVIVVAGGILVVIGFVPKIAALAQLVPGAVLGGAMVALFGMVVSSGIRIIGSQVDLNRHENLFVIACSVGMGLGVTVVPELFAGAPDWAQIMLGNGIIAGSFTAIFMNLLFNGLGTKETAAKMAEQQADAILGDTGKSA from the coding sequence ATGGCACGCGAACGTATTTTTCAGCGGCATCGGCATCCAATCAAAACTTTCTCACTCGGACTTCAACACGTGCTTGCGATGTATGCAGGAGCCGTCGTTGTTCCGCTGATCGTCAGTAACGCATTGGGCTTTACGCAGGAACAACTAACCTATCTGATTGCTATCGACTTGCTTGCTTGTGGTGTGGCTACTCTGCTTCAGGTATGGGGAAATAAATACTTCGGCGTTGGGCTGCCTGTCATGCTCGGTTGTGCATTCCAGGCTGTGTCTCCGATGATTCTCATCGGGATAAACAGTGGGGTATCTGCCATTTACGGAGCGATTATTGCCTCAGGGTTGTTCGTATTGATCTTCTCCGGTCTATTCGGGAAGCTCATCAGGCTCTTTCCTCCAGTAGTAACGGGTTCCGTTGTGACCATTATTGGTCTGACTCTGATTCCGGTTGCTTTCCACGATCTGGGTGGCGGACAGGGGTCAGAAGATTTCGGTAGCGGAGTGAACTTGTTACTCGGTTTCGGCGTGCTGCTCTTTATCATTCTGATGACTCGTTTCACGACAGGCTTTATCCGCTCCATCTCGGTACTGATTGGTCTGCTCGCAGGTACGATTGCGGCAGGGTTTATGGGTGAAGTTAATTTTGCTCCTATCCGCGATGCAAGTTGGTTCCATGTTGTTCAGCCGTTTTACTTCGGTAGACCGACATTTGAGATTGTACCGATCCTGACAATGATTCTGGTGGCGATTGTCAGCGTGGCCGAGTCTACAGGCGTATTTATGGCTCTGGGCAAAATTATGGACAAGGACCTGTCCTCCAAGGATCTGGCCCGTGGTTATCGTGCGGAAGGTCTGGCTATTGTCTTAGGCGGTATTTTCAACTCGTTCCCATATACAACGTATTCGCAAAATGTAGGACTTGTACAGATGACACGTGTGAAGACACGTGATGTCATTGTGGTGGCTGGTGGAATCCTGGTGGTCATTGGATTTGTACCAAAAATTGCAGCGCTCGCACAACTCGTTCCAGGGGCAGTTCTTGGCGGAGCCATGGTGGCCTTGTTCGGTATGGTGGTCTCCTCCGGTATTCGGATTATCGGCAGTCAGGTTGATCTGAACCGACATGAGAATCTGTTTGTCATCGCTTGTTCTGTAGGAATGGGCCTTGGGGTTACAGTTGTGCCTGAGTTGTTCGCTGGTGCACCGGACTGGGCTCAGATTATGCTCGGTAACGGCATCATTGCAGGTAGCTTCACGGCGATCTTCATGAACCTGCTGTTTAATGGTCTTGGTACCAAAGAAACGGCTGCCAAGATGGCTGAACAACAGGCAGATGCCATCCTTGGAGATACGGGGAAATCGGCTTAA
- a CDS encoding DUF418 domain-containing protein, with the protein MVIVQVIASNLWMRWFQYGPLEWIWRCGTYLSFMPIRKKQTEPCVHDTRSKG; encoded by the coding sequence ATGGTTATTGTGCAGGTCATCGCGAGTAATCTTTGGATGCGCTGGTTCCAGTATGGACCACTGGAATGGATATGGAGATGTGGTACCTATTTAAGCTTCATGCCGATTCGTAAAAAGCAAACTGAGCCATGTGTTCATGACACAAGGAGCAAAGGTTAA